From Jeotgalibaca dankookensis, one genomic window encodes:
- a CDS encoding KH domain-containing protein, with protein MPDIEELILTMVKPLVEHQDEVSIDIKETKEFLEYHLNVNPDDVGRVIGKQGRIAKAIRTIVYSVRTKQSKRVRLVIDGGN; from the coding sequence ATGCCTGATATTGAAGAATTGATTCTAACCATGGTCAAACCACTCGTAGAGCATCAAGATGAGGTTTCGATTGATATTAAAGAAACAAAAGAGTTCCTCGAGTATCATTTAAACGTTAACCCTGATGATGTTGGCCGTGTCATTGGTAAACAAGGTCGGATTGCTAAAGCAATTCGAACAATCGTGTACAGTGTCCGTACAAAACAATCGAAACGTGTCCGCTTAGTTATTGACGGTGGAAACTAA
- the trmD gene encoding tRNA (guanosine(37)-N1)-methyltransferase TrmD codes for MKINILTLFPDMFEGPLTDSIIGKAAEKEIVKIETTNFRDFSDSKHKTVDDYPFGGGAGMLLKAQPIVDAITHIAQENPETKKRVILMDPAGKKYNQNLAEELAQEEHLVFICGHYEGYDERIKAHITDEISIGDFILTGGELSAMVIIDSVVRLLPEVLGNTLSNQTDSFSTGLLEHPQYTRPREFRGQEVPEVLLSGNHAKIAEWQDKESLRKTWIRRPDMLDKLDLTQKQKEWIQEFEVGN; via the coding sequence ATGAAAATCAATATTTTAACCCTTTTTCCAGATATGTTTGAAGGTCCTTTAACAGATTCAATTATTGGTAAGGCAGCTGAAAAAGAAATTGTAAAAATTGAAACCACTAATTTTCGTGATTTTTCCGATAGTAAACACAAAACAGTCGATGATTATCCCTTTGGTGGTGGAGCAGGAATGTTGTTAAAAGCACAACCAATAGTGGATGCGATTACTCACATTGCTCAGGAAAACCCTGAAACTAAAAAAAGAGTTATACTAATGGATCCAGCTGGTAAAAAGTATAATCAAAACTTAGCTGAGGAATTAGCTCAAGAAGAACATCTTGTATTCATATGTGGCCATTATGAGGGATACGACGAGCGTATTAAAGCACATATTACAGACGAAATTTCAATTGGTGACTTTATTCTAACGGGTGGAGAATTGAGTGCGATGGTTATTATAGACAGCGTTGTTCGACTACTCCCAGAAGTATTAGGCAATACCTTATCGAATCAAACTGATTCATTTTCAACAGGCCTGCTGGAACATCCTCAGTATACACGGCCCCGTGAGTTTCGTGGACAAGAAGTACCCGAAGTGTTGCTCAGTGGCAATCATGCTAAAATTGCTGAATGGCAAGATAAAGAATCCTTGCGTAAAACATGGATTAGACGTCCGGATATGCTTGATAAGCTTGATTTAACGCAAAAACAAAAAGAATGGATACAAGAATTTGAAGTAGGAAACTAA
- a CDS encoding NfeD family protein, with the protein MEVLFLIVGFISLVLLLFTNRFLVFGFLSIASFLSYFMIVGSGTWLSFFLFLFGILLIILELFIPNFGLIGIIGGLSLGFGYFTSQVDVWGSVLDLALAFILATVTAFILLKKGYSFLPAKTLVLGTSMQKEQGYSAGKDYSAYLRRRGVAVTTLRPSGKVEIDGNVLDVVSNGPIIREGSEVEVIHVEGTKIIVREL; encoded by the coding sequence ATGGAAGTTCTTTTCTTGATTGTCGGATTTATTAGTCTCGTTCTATTGCTTTTTACCAATCGTTTTTTAGTCTTTGGCTTTTTGTCAATCGCTAGTTTCCTCAGTTATTTCATGATTGTGGGAAGTGGAACATGGTTAAGTTTTTTCTTGTTTCTATTTGGAATATTACTTATTATACTTGAGTTATTTATCCCTAATTTCGGGTTAATTGGTATAATTGGAGGGTTATCTTTAGGGTTTGGGTATTTTACTAGCCAAGTGGATGTATGGGGAAGCGTACTTGATTTAGCACTTGCTTTTATCCTTGCAACAGTAACTGCTTTTATATTATTGAAAAAAGGATATAGTTTTTTACCTGCTAAGACGCTTGTATTAGGGACATCCATGCAGAAAGAACAAGGGTATTCAGCTGGTAAAGACTACTCTGCGTATTTAAGAAGAAGAGGGGTTGCGGTAACTACTCTAAGGCCTTCAGGAAAAGTTGAGATAGATGGAAATGTTTTAGATGTTGTCAGTAACGGACCAATCATTCGTGAAGGGTCTGAAGTTGAAGTTATCCACGTTGAAGGAACAAAAATAATAGTCAGGGAGTTGTAG
- a CDS encoding prolyl oligopeptidase family serine peptidase, which yields MIIVNEFEISNIPVIEMVEKDATNKKLPLAFFLHGFTNQKEHGLMPGYEMARQGMRVIIPDAFLHGERKDESFSESKERAFWEIEWKTVHELPDIVDYYVSKGLAAKNDVSVTGLSMGGIAVCMAMVKYPWIRSAACLMGNPNPLHFTNWLLTSKWQTDREELQVISPEAIDEMMKDFIPLTLQAFPEKIAGRPFYIWHGKADDTVPFSHMQHFANELVGKDYARQVHVDFYEGYGHKVPLEVFKKMALFLASQ from the coding sequence GTGATTATAGTAAATGAATTTGAGATTTCAAATATACCGGTTATAGAAATGGTTGAGAAAGATGCCACCAATAAAAAGCTGCCACTCGCTTTTTTTCTTCATGGATTTACCAATCAAAAAGAACATGGCTTGATGCCGGGTTATGAAATGGCACGACAAGGCATGCGGGTAATAATTCCAGATGCATTTTTGCATGGTGAAAGAAAAGACGAGTCTTTTTCTGAATCAAAAGAGAGAGCATTTTGGGAGATTGAGTGGAAAACAGTTCATGAGTTACCAGATATCGTCGATTATTATGTTTCTAAAGGTCTTGCAGCTAAAAATGATGTTAGTGTAACAGGACTTTCGATGGGAGGCATTGCGGTTTGCATGGCGATGGTAAAGTATCCGTGGATTCGTTCGGCTGCCTGCCTTATGGGAAATCCCAATCCCTTGCACTTTACTAATTGGTTGTTAACTTCAAAATGGCAGACTGATCGTGAAGAATTACAAGTTATCAGTCCGGAAGCAATCGATGAGATGATGAAAGACTTTATTCCGCTAACGCTACAAGCTTTTCCGGAGAAAATTGCCGGTCGGCCGTTTTATATTTGGCACGGGAAGGCAGATGATACAGTACCTTTTTCACATATGCAACACTTTGCAAATGAACTTGTTGGCAAAGATTATGCACGACAGGTTCATGTCGATTTTTATGAAGGATATGGCCATAAGGTACCGTTAGAAGTTTTTAAAAAAATGGCACTGTTTTTAGCTAGTCAGTAA
- the rimM gene encoding ribosome maturation factor RimM (Essential for efficient processing of 16S rRNA) — translation MEEYLEVGSIVNTQGLKGEVRVVSVTDFAEKRYKKGSELLLFQDGKDPITLTVKSHRKHKNFDLLTFESKNSIEAVEIYKGGILKVSTDDLHELPGDEYYYHEIIGLTVKTKEDEILGEVKEILPLGSNDVWVVQRKGKKDLLLPYIKDVVQKVDLNEGIVEVTLLEGMLDE, via the coding sequence ATGGAAGAATACTTAGAAGTAGGAAGTATTGTTAACACACAAGGTTTAAAAGGTGAGGTTCGAGTCGTTTCTGTAACGGATTTTGCTGAAAAACGCTATAAAAAAGGGTCGGAATTACTTCTATTTCAGGATGGAAAAGATCCAATCACCTTAACTGTTAAGAGTCACCGTAAACATAAGAACTTCGACCTTTTGACATTTGAAAGTAAAAATTCCATTGAAGCTGTTGAAATATATAAAGGTGGGATATTGAAAGTCTCTACTGATGATCTTCATGAATTACCAGGAGATGAATATTACTATCATGAAATTATCGGCTTAACTGTTAAAACAAAAGAAGATGAGATATTAGGTGAGGTAAAAGAAATTTTACCATTAGGTTCAAATGATGTTTGGGTTGTTCAGAGAAAAGGCAAAAAAGATTTATTATTGCCTTATATCAAAGATGTCGTTCAAAAGGTTGATCTAAACGAAGGTATAGTGGAAGTGACTCTTTTGGAAGGAATGCTGGACGAATGA
- a CDS encoding metal-sulfur cluster assembly factor, translating to MANTVEYTNEEIESIKDRALEALETVIDPELGIDIVNLGLIYDVIIENDGFCQVNLTLTTMGCPLADVITDEINRALKTIPEISDIKTKLVWYPAWTTERMSRYARIALGIR from the coding sequence ATGGCTAACACGGTTGAATATACAAATGAAGAAATAGAATCAATTAAGGATCGTGCTCTTGAGGCACTTGAGACCGTTATAGACCCTGAATTAGGAATCGATATTGTGAATTTAGGTTTGATCTATGATGTCATCATTGAAAATGATGGATTCTGTCAAGTTAACTTAACACTTACAACTATGGGTTGCCCATTGGCTGATGTAATTACAGATGAAATTAATCGTGCATTAAAGACAATCCCTGAAATCAGTGACATAAAAACAAAGTTGGTTTGGTACCCAGCGTGGACGACTGAACGAATGTCTCGCTACGCGCGTATTGCATTAGGTATCAGATAA
- the ffh gene encoding signal recognition particle protein, with product MAFEDLSDRLQGAMTKIGKKGKITEADLKEMMREVRLALLEADVNFKVVKDFVRKVNERALGSDILESLSPAQQVVKIVNEELTELMGGEQEPFVFAKKPPTVVMMVGLQGAGKTTTAGKIANYMKKRENKRPLLAAADVYRPAAIDQLQTIGQQLDFPVYSKGTEANPVDIAREAVEEARLTGRDLVIIDTAGRLHVDDVLMTELKNIKTAIQPDEILFTVDAMTGQDAVNVAKAFNEQLDITGVVLTKLDGDTRGGSALSIRSITGKPIKFTGQGEKLDDIEPFYPDRMASRILGMGDMLTLIERAQQDYDEDKAKEMADKIRENTFNFNDFIDQMDQVANMGPLEDLLKMIPGMNQMPGMDQVKIDPQDMVHMKAIVQSMTNEERENPDMLSQSRRRRISKGSGRNLAEVNRMIKQFNESRKMMNSMSKGNFSGMEGLMGNGPKGKLNQLAMKKMARKMGKKKKKKKKKKK from the coding sequence ATGGCATTTGAAGATTTATCAGATCGTCTCCAAGGAGCGATGACCAAAATCGGTAAGAAAGGTAAAATTACCGAAGCAGATTTAAAAGAAATGATGCGTGAAGTACGCCTTGCTTTACTTGAAGCTGATGTTAATTTTAAGGTAGTAAAAGACTTTGTTCGAAAAGTAAACGAGCGCGCGTTAGGGTCAGATATACTAGAATCCCTTTCACCTGCCCAACAAGTTGTTAAGATTGTTAACGAAGAATTGACCGAATTAATGGGTGGCGAACAAGAACCATTTGTTTTCGCTAAAAAGCCGCCTACAGTTGTAATGATGGTTGGTTTACAAGGGGCCGGGAAAACTACGACTGCTGGTAAAATAGCAAACTATATGAAGAAACGTGAAAATAAAAGACCTTTGCTAGCAGCAGCCGATGTTTACCGTCCAGCAGCGATTGACCAGTTGCAGACTATTGGTCAACAACTAGATTTTCCAGTTTATTCAAAGGGAACCGAGGCAAATCCAGTAGACATTGCTCGCGAAGCAGTTGAAGAAGCACGTTTGACTGGCCGTGATTTGGTTATTATTGATACAGCGGGACGCTTACACGTCGATGATGTTCTAATGACAGAGTTAAAAAATATTAAAACAGCTATTCAACCAGATGAAATTCTTTTTACAGTGGATGCAATGACCGGACAAGATGCCGTCAATGTTGCTAAAGCCTTTAATGAACAATTAGATATTACTGGCGTTGTCTTAACAAAACTAGACGGTGATACACGTGGTGGTTCTGCTCTTTCTATTCGTTCGATTACTGGTAAGCCGATTAAGTTTACAGGTCAGGGCGAAAAATTAGATGATATTGAACCATTCTATCCGGATAGAATGGCGTCACGTATTTTAGGGATGGGCGATATGCTTACTTTAATTGAACGTGCGCAACAGGACTATGACGAAGATAAAGCCAAAGAAATGGCGGACAAAATTCGCGAAAACACCTTTAATTTTAATGATTTTATAGATCAAATGGACCAAGTAGCTAATATGGGTCCCTTAGAAGACCTACTAAAAATGATTCCGGGTATGAACCAAATGCCAGGGATGGATCAAGTAAAAATTGATCCTCAAGATATGGTTCATATGAAAGCCATCGTTCAATCCATGACCAATGAAGAAAGAGAAAATCCGGATATGCTATCGCAAAGCAGACGTCGCAGAATTTCCAAAGGTTCAGGGCGAAATTTAGCAGAAGTTAATCGGATGATTAAACAATTTAATGAGTCACGTAAAATGATGAATAGCATGTCAAAAGGTAATTTCAGCGGCATGGAAGGCCTAATGGGTAACGGACCAAAGGGTAAGCTTAACCAGTTAGCGATGAAAAAAATGGCTCGTAAAATGGGTAAAAAGAAGAAAAAGAAGAAAAAGAAAAAAAAATAG
- the rplS gene encoding 50S ribosomal protein L19 has translation MNLIDKITQEQLRSDIPSFRPGDTVRVHVRVVEGERERIQLFEGVVIKRRGAGISETYTVRKISNGVGVERTFPIHTPRVAKIEVVRFGKVRRAKLYYLRALHGKAARIRERR, from the coding sequence ATGAATCTAATTGACAAAATTACTCAAGAACAACTACGCAGTGATATTCCTAGTTTCCGTCCAGGAGACACAGTGCGTGTACACGTTCGTGTTGTAGAAGGTGAAAGAGAACGTATTCAGCTATTTGAAGGCGTTGTAATCAAACGTCGTGGCGCAGGAATTAGCGAAACTTATACAGTTCGTAAAATTTCTAATGGCGTTGGCGTTGAACGTACATTCCCTATCCACACACCACGTGTTGCTAAAATCGAAGTTGTTCGTTTCGGTAAAGTACGTCGTGCAAAACTGTACTACTTACGTGCATTACACGGAAAAGCAGCTCGTATTCGCGAGCGTCGTTAA
- the rpsP gene encoding 30S ribosomal protein S16 — MSVKIRLKRMGSKRNPFYRVVVADSRAPRDGRYIEKIGSYNPVVEPAEVKFDEELVLKWLANGAQPSDTVRNLLSKEGIMKKFHDSKLAK, encoded by the coding sequence ATGTCAGTTAAAATTCGTTTAAAACGTATGGGATCAAAAAGAAATCCTTTTTACCGTGTAGTTGTTGCTGATTCTCGCGCTCCGCGTGATGGTCGCTACATCGAAAAAATTGGTTCATACAACCCAGTTGTAGAACCAGCTGAAGTGAAATTTGATGAAGAACTTGTATTAAAATGGTTAGCTAATGGTGCGCAACCTTCTGATACAGTAAGAAACTTGCTATCCAAAGAAGGCATTATGAAAAAATTCCACGACTCTAAATTAGCTAAATAA
- the yidA gene encoding sugar-phosphatase, translating into MIKLIALDLDGTLLNSQKKISKANKAAIHSAIKKGVKVVLCTGRPLMGIKQYVDELQLLDAEDFSITYNGGLVQRNHNSEVLSQKTLSYEDIQAIYTLSQKLEVPMNILDLNYVYEPAYPVDRPSLYPSLQSASLPFIKCDIDSFKENQRFNKVVFCTEAKFLDQTISKIPADFYQRFSTMKSRPLLFEIMHPEVNKGSGIAQLCNLLNITSDQVMVCGDEENDLAMLEYAGVAVAMANASEQVKKAATFITKSNDEDGVAYAIQHYVNE; encoded by the coding sequence ATGATTAAATTAATCGCACTTGATTTAGATGGGACGTTATTAAATTCTCAAAAAAAAATAAGTAAAGCAAATAAAGCTGCCATCCATTCAGCAATAAAAAAAGGTGTTAAAGTGGTGTTATGTACAGGAAGACCCTTGATGGGGATTAAACAATATGTTGATGAGCTACAGTTATTAGATGCGGAAGATTTTTCAATTACTTATAATGGTGGGTTAGTACAAAGAAATCATAATTCGGAAGTCTTATCCCAAAAAACTTTGTCTTACGAAGATATTCAAGCCATTTATACTCTGAGTCAAAAATTGGAAGTACCAATGAATATATTAGATTTGAATTATGTTTACGAACCAGCGTATCCCGTTGATCGCCCTTCTTTATACCCCTCCTTACAGAGCGCCAGTTTGCCCTTTATAAAATGTGATATTGATTCGTTTAAAGAAAATCAGCGATTCAATAAGGTTGTCTTTTGTACAGAAGCCAAATTTTTAGATCAAACAATTTCTAAAATACCAGCAGATTTTTACCAACGTTTTTCAACAATGAAATCTCGTCCGCTTCTATTTGAAATTATGCATCCAGAAGTGAATAAAGGTTCCGGTATTGCACAACTTTGTAACTTACTCAATATTACATCTGACCAAGTAATGGTCTGCGGGGACGAAGAAAATGATTTAGCTATGTTAGAGTATGCGGGTGTAGCTGTTGCGATGGCTAATGCAAGTGAACAAGTTAAAAAAGCTGCTACATTTATTACGAAAAGCAATGATGAGGATGGCGTTGCATACGCGATTCAACACTATGTAAACGAATAG
- the ftsY gene encoding signal recognition particle-docking protein FtsY produces the protein MGLFDRIKRAFTGEDVTQEPVSEEKRIVIDKFDKGMEKTRKSFSEKINELFAGFREIDEDFFDDLEEVLISADVGFDMTIAISDVLREEMRVRPGRTGEEVKNIIIEKMVEIYEKGEIDLPVINENPNGLTVILFVGVNGVGKTTTIGKYAYKLKNEGKKVLLAAGDTFRAGAIEQLEVWAERVGVDVVTNAAKSDPAALVFDALKKGKADHYDYLLIDTAGRLQNKVNLMKELEKINRIIEREIPGGASETLLVLDATTGQNALIQAKQFKETTNVTGLILTKLDGTAKGGVILAIRQEMEIPVKFVGLGEGLNDLQTFDPEQYIYGLVKGLVEKN, from the coding sequence ATGGGTTTATTTGATCGCATAAAACGAGCATTTACCGGCGAAGACGTTACACAAGAACCAGTTAGCGAAGAGAAACGCATCGTAATTGATAAGTTTGATAAAGGTATGGAGAAAACACGAAAAAGTTTTTCAGAAAAAATTAATGAACTATTTGCTGGCTTTCGCGAAATCGATGAAGACTTCTTTGATGATTTAGAAGAGGTGTTGATCTCAGCAGACGTCGGTTTTGACATGACTATTGCCATTTCAGATGTTTTACGCGAAGAGATGCGTGTGCGTCCAGGACGAACCGGTGAAGAAGTAAAAAATATTATTATTGAAAAAATGGTTGAAATTTATGAAAAGGGTGAAATTGATTTACCCGTTATCAATGAAAATCCTAATGGCTTAACGGTGATCTTATTTGTAGGAGTTAACGGTGTCGGGAAAACAACGACTATCGGAAAATACGCCTATAAGCTTAAAAATGAAGGGAAAAAAGTTTTACTAGCTGCCGGGGATACCTTCCGAGCAGGTGCGATTGAGCAGTTAGAGGTGTGGGCTGAGCGTGTGGGCGTAGATGTTGTGACGAACGCTGCAAAATCAGACCCTGCAGCTTTAGTCTTTGATGCTCTGAAAAAAGGTAAAGCTGATCATTATGACTACTTATTAATAGATACAGCCGGTCGTTTGCAAAACAAAGTCAACTTAATGAAAGAGCTAGAAAAAATAAATCGTATTATCGAACGTGAAATTCCAGGTGGCGCTTCTGAAACGCTTTTAGTCTTAGATGCAACAACAGGACAAAACGCTTTAATTCAAGCTAAACAATTTAAAGAAACCACCAATGTAACAGGATTAATTTTAACCAAGTTAGATGGAACTGCTAAGGGTGGCGTTATCTTGGCTATTCGCCAAGAAATGGAAATACCTGTTAAATTTGTAGGACTAGGAGAAGGGTTAAACGATTTGCAGACCTTTGATCCTGAACAATATATTTATGGCTTAGTAAAAGGTTTAGTTGAGAAAAATTAA
- a CDS encoding putative DNA-binding protein gives MAISKTNYMNTLFDFYGILLTSKQRGYLALYYGDDYSLGEIADEFEVSRQAIYDNIKRTEKLLTAYEEKLHLVENFTLRQDLLEQLKEHANEKYVDDTELNHLIYQLESIDE, from the coding sequence GTGGCAATTTCAAAAACTAATTACATGAATACCTTATTCGATTTTTACGGTATTCTACTAACATCCAAACAAAGAGGGTACCTCGCACTTTACTACGGCGATGATTATTCATTAGGAGAAATTGCTGATGAATTCGAAGTGAGTCGCCAGGCTATTTACGATAATATTAAACGAACTGAAAAGCTTCTAACGGCCTACGAAGAAAAACTCCATTTAGTGGAAAATTTCACCTTACGTCAGGACTTACTAGAGCAGCTCAAGGAACATGCAAATGAGAAATACGTAGATGATACAGAATTAAATCATCTTATTTATCAACTGGAATCAATCGATGAGTAA
- the clpB gene encoding ATP-dependent chaperone ClpB encodes MEVEKMTQTMQDAIGEAQNVAATRKHQFIEIPHLWKIFLQPQSFARNVYQEIGVDIDAFENFIDIQLDKISQVSGTNIQYGQSIGQNLYQLLSNAQQEMTLFQDEYLSTEVVLLAIFSLKNHPITTYLVKQGITKEKMKQYITTIRGGERVTSKNQEDNYQALEKYGIDLVQAMKSGQEDPVIGRDEEIRDVIRILSRKTKNNPVLIGEPGVGKTAIVEGLAQRIVRKDVPDNLRDKTIFSLDMGSLIAGAKYRGEFEERLKAVLNEVKKSEGKIILFIDEIHMIVGAGKTEGSMDAGNLLKPMLARGELHCIGATTLDEYRQNFEKDKALERRFQRVIVSEPTVADTISILRGLKERFEIHHSVSIHDNALVAAATLSDRYITDRFLPDKAIDLVDEACASIKVEMNSMPTELDQVTRRLMQLEIEEAALKQESDTLSQQRLEQLQEELAQTREEANRLKMQWEIEKEEAEKIRSKREELDKAKRQLEEAEGEYDLEKAAVLRHGTIPQLQKEVLAMEEKNEESNHSLTRLVQEAVTENEIAVVVARLTGIPVTKLVEGDREKLLKLSETLHKRVVGQEEAVESVTNAVLRSRAGLQSLNRPIGSFLFLGPTGVGKTELAKALAENLFDSEDHMVRIDMSEYMEKYSVSRLVGAPPGYVGYEEGGQLTEAVRRSPYTIILLDEIEKAHPDVFNILLQVLDDGRLTDSKGRTVDFKNTVLIMTSNLGSELLLESMDEEGQISNQAEEQVMALLRATFKPEFLNRIDDTVLFSPLTKKDIRTIVAKNIAELEERLAQRHIQLELTSEAVEWIADNAYDSQYGARPLRRFITNHIENPLAREIIKGTIDEDSSVKIKLENNHLVFAH; translated from the coding sequence ATGGAAGTAGAAAAAATGACACAAACGATGCAAGATGCAATAGGCGAAGCACAAAATGTTGCGGCTACAAGAAAACATCAATTCATTGAAATTCCTCATCTTTGGAAAATATTTCTTCAACCCCAATCTTTTGCGCGCAACGTCTACCAAGAGATAGGGGTAGATATAGACGCTTTTGAAAATTTTATCGATATCCAGTTAGATAAAATTTCTCAAGTGAGTGGGACCAACATTCAATACGGTCAGTCTATTGGACAAAATTTGTACCAACTACTCTCAAATGCGCAGCAAGAAATGACTCTGTTTCAAGATGAATATTTGTCAACAGAAGTAGTCCTACTCGCTATATTTTCTTTGAAAAATCATCCGATTACTACTTACTTAGTAAAACAGGGGATAACAAAAGAAAAAATGAAACAATACATTACAACAATTAGAGGAGGAGAGCGTGTGACCTCGAAAAATCAAGAAGACAACTATCAAGCGCTTGAAAAATATGGAATCGATTTGGTTCAAGCGATGAAGAGTGGTCAAGAAGATCCCGTCATTGGACGTGATGAAGAAATTCGTGATGTTATTCGTATCTTATCCCGTAAGACAAAAAATAATCCCGTCCTAATTGGTGAACCAGGTGTAGGTAAAACGGCAATAGTGGAAGGATTAGCACAGCGGATTGTCCGTAAAGACGTTCCAGACAACCTAAGAGATAAAACGATTTTTTCTTTAGATATGGGTTCTTTAATTGCCGGTGCAAAATATCGTGGTGAGTTTGAAGAAAGATTGAAGGCTGTACTAAATGAAGTCAAAAAGAGTGAAGGTAAAATCATTCTTTTCATCGATGAGATCCATATGATTGTCGGTGCCGGAAAAACAGAAGGAAGCATGGATGCAGGGAACCTCTTAAAACCCATGTTAGCCAGAGGTGAACTACATTGTATTGGTGCAACAACCTTGGATGAATACCGCCAAAATTTTGAAAAAGATAAAGCACTTGAACGGCGTTTCCAACGTGTCATTGTCTCGGAGCCTACTGTAGCAGATACCATCAGTATCTTACGTGGATTAAAAGAACGGTTTGAAATTCACCACAGTGTTAGCATCCATGATAATGCACTTGTAGCGGCCGCAACCTTATCAGACCGTTATATTACCGATCGTTTTTTACCCGATAAAGCAATTGACTTAGTAGACGAGGCGTGTGCAAGTATCAAAGTAGAGATGAACTCTATGCCAACAGAACTAGATCAAGTGACACGTCGTCTCATGCAATTAGAAATCGAAGAAGCCGCTTTGAAGCAAGAGTCAGATACACTTAGCCAACAGCGACTTGAGCAGCTCCAAGAAGAGTTAGCCCAAACGCGTGAAGAAGCTAATCGCTTGAAAATGCAATGGGAAATTGAAAAAGAAGAAGCAGAAAAAATTCGTTCAAAACGAGAAGAACTTGATAAAGCGAAACGACAACTAGAAGAAGCCGAAGGGGAGTATGATTTAGAAAAAGCTGCTGTACTAAGGCACGGTACCATTCCGCAATTACAAAAAGAAGTATTAGCGATGGAAGAAAAAAATGAAGAGAGTAATCATTCGCTTACAAGATTAGTTCAAGAGGCTGTGACAGAGAATGAAATAGCTGTCGTAGTAGCACGATTAACAGGCATTCCAGTTACCAAACTCGTTGAAGGGGATCGCGAAAAATTGTTGAAGTTAAGCGAAACCCTGCATAAACGCGTAGTTGGGCAGGAAGAAGCGGTTGAAAGTGTGACGAATGCGGTTTTACGCTCGCGTGCGGGCTTACAGTCACTAAATAGACCCATTGGCAGCTTTCTCTTTTTAGGCCCGACAGGGGTCGGTAAAACAGAATTAGCTAAGGCTTTAGCTGAAAACCTCTTTGATTCGGAGGACCACATGGTACGAATCGATATGAGTGAATATATGGAAAAATATTCAGTAAGCCGTTTGGTGGGGGCACCTCCTGGTTATGTCGGTTATGAAGAAGGAGGACAATTAACTGAAGCAGTCAGAAGAAGTCCTTACACCATTATTTTATTAGATGAAATCGAAAAGGCGCATCCTGACGTCTTTAATATCCTCTTACAAGTACTAGATGATGGCCGATTAACGGATTCAAAAGGTAGAACAGTCGACTTTAAGAATACTGTTTTAATCATGACTAGTAATTTAGGTTCAGAATTATTATTAGAGAGTATGGATGAAGAAGGTCAAATATCAAACCAAGCAGAAGAGCAAGTTATGGCATTGCTTCGTGCAACCTTTAAACCAGAATTTTTAAATCGGATTGATGACACAGTGTTATTCTCTCCTTTAACAAAAAAAGATATTCGTACGATTGTGGCCAAAAATATAGCCGAGTTAGAAGAACGATTAGCTCAACGTCATATTCAGTTAGAGTTGACATCTGAAGCTGTTGAGTGGATTGCTGATAATGCATACGATAGCCAGTATGGAGCGAGACCACTCCGAAGATTTATTACCAATCATATCGAAAACCCATTAGCACGTGAAATTATCAAAGGAACAATCGATGAGGATAGTAGTGTAAAAATAAAATTAGAAAATAATCATCTTGTTTTTGCCCATTAA